One genomic window of Apus apus isolate bApuApu2 chromosome 9, bApuApu2.pri.cur, whole genome shotgun sequence includes the following:
- the MKRN2OS gene encoding MKRN2 opposite strand protein codes for MAEAAVLRVRHCRAAIFCRRAPPRCPLCGLGLRRAGLLAAPLRLPSPFRHGHRQPPAFLLRPSSGSFLGGYDGKSDLHVGISNSNGVVYHYNQEGIHRSETGWEQCISVPLVQPDMFGLLQQWDKLLEEFSVGEAWLPHRYEEHEHNCYTYALAFINSVRTAQGKQPIRKSEFTEKFVIPQTRRASKYITLHQELTANEFYIVPLPEQENSAENELLY; via the exons ATGGCGGAGGCCGCCGTGCTGCGCGTGCGGCACTGCCGGGCCGCCATCTTCTGCcggcgggccccgccgcgctgcccgctCTGCGGGCTGGGCCtgcgccgggccgggctgctggcggccccgctccgcctGCCCAGCCCCTTCCGGCACGGCCACCGGCAGcccccagccttcctgctgcGGCCCAGCAGCGGCAGCTTCCTCGG aggATACGACGGGAAATCCGATCTTCACGTTGGAATATCCAACAGTAACg GTGTAGTGTATCATTACAACCAAGAGGGCATCCACAGATCTGAAACAGGATGGGAACAGTGCATTAGTGTCCCACTGGTACAGCCAGACATGTTTGGGCTTCTTCAGCAGTGGGATAAGCTCCTGGAGGAATTTTCTGTGGGAGAGGCCTGGCTTCCTCACAG GTATGAAGAGCATGAGCACAACTGCTACACGTACGCCCTGGCGTTCATCAACAGCGTCCGCACCGCGCAGGGCAAACAGCCCATCAGGAAGAGTGAATTCACTGAGAAGTTTGTGATCCCACAGACAAGGAGAGCTTCCAAATACATTACTCTGCATCAGGAGCTGACAGCAAACGAGTTCTACATTGTACCCCTTCCCGAGCAagaaaacagtgcagaaaatgAGTTGCTGTATTAA